In Hemiscyllium ocellatum isolate sHemOce1 chromosome 16, sHemOce1.pat.X.cur, whole genome shotgun sequence, one genomic interval encodes:
- the LOC132823202 gene encoding permeability factor 2-like, with protein MVSKVLLCVLSVIVLCLAFAQAQHHQLSQSRCSCIQTINQLHSSMKISNVKISLKQNFCENVEIIVTLQNGRRKCLNPESEIGKNIINFMESMKKTTKKN; from the exons ATGGTCAGCAAAGTGTTACTCTGTGTGTTATCAGTCATTGTTCTATGTCTGGCATTTGCACAAG ctCAACATCATCAGCTCAGCCAGAGTCGTTGTAGCTGCATCCAGACAATAAACCAATTACACTCTTCAATGAAAATCAGCAATGttaaaatctcattgaaacagaaCTTTTGTGAAAACGTGGAAATCAT TGTCACCTTGCAGAATGGTAGAAGAAAGTGCTTGAACCCTGAGTCTGAAATTGGAAAGAATATTATTAATTTTATGGAAAG CATGAAGAAAACTACAAAAAAGAACTGA
- the LOC132823201 gene encoding C-X-C motif chemokine 10-like: protein MRKMVSKTTVTVLSIIALCLSFADALPRLPHLRRCRCITRAEQLHSSMNISNIKIFFKQGLCPNIEIIVNLRDNKRICLNPDSEVGRKMISFMKKKTNN from the exons ATGAGAAAGATGGTCAGCAAAACCACAGTCACTGTTTTGTCAATCATTGCTCTGTGTCTGTCGTTTGCAGACG CTCTACCTCGCTTACCTCATCTGAGACGTTGTCGATGCATTACCCGAGCAGAACAATTGCATTCATCAATGAATATCAGCAACATTAAAATCTTCTTTAAACAGGGTCTATGTCCAAACATTGAGATCAT TGTCAACTTGCGAGATAATAAAAGGATTTGCTTGAACCCTGACTCAGAAGTTGGGAGGAAAATGATTTCTTTTATGAAAAA GAAAACGAACAACTGA